A DNA window from Gigantopelta aegis isolate Gae_Host chromosome 4, Gae_host_genome, whole genome shotgun sequence contains the following coding sequences:
- the LOC121369765 gene encoding uncharacterized protein LOC121369765, producing MIQQPEFGNPALQIQPVFPGQLTQQLSIPPWANQVFQKLTEISNTLIVISQKTDKIEGIEKRLQTIELNVNAFKTQLSESNEKIIEMEKSINFVNESFEEARSDRKKMADVVDKIKTEVREVRNGFDEVNSLRGDYNELHDCVLDLQTRSMRDNLIFNGIEEKDDEETEAILQTFLKDKMKIESSINFDRVHRLGRKSTNPTRPRPIVAKFERYKDRENIRRSSKVLKGTNFGVSEQFPYEIVQRRKELWPKYKEAQRRGLRASLVVDKLFIDGKRWFPDSAPHDRPNDAHPYSPPNENPNKRARNFSPREYRP from the coding sequence ATGATTCAACAGCCTGAATTCGGTAACCCCGCCTTGCAAATTCAGCCAGTTTTTCCAGGTCAGCTGACCCAACAATTATCTATACCGCCATGGGCGAACCAAGTGTTCCAAAAATTGACTGAAATTTCCAACACGCTCATTGTAATTTCGCAAAAGACTGATAAGATTGAAGGAATCGAAAAGCGATTACAGACTATTGAACTTAATGTTAATGCATTTAAAACACAGTTATCTGAAAGCAATGAGAAAATTATTGAAATGGAAAAGTCTATAAACTTTGTAAACGAAAGCTTCGAAGAAGCCCGTTcagatagaaagaaaatggcGGATGTTGTCGACAAAATAAAAACTGAGGTGAGAGAAGTGCGTAATGGTTTTGATGAAGTCAACAGCTTACGCGGTGATTATAACGAGTTGCATGACTGTGTGTTAGACCTTCAAACCAGATCAATGAGAGACAATCTTATTTTTAACGGTATTGAGGAAAAAGACGATGAAGAAACAGAAGcgattttacaaacatttttgaaagataaaatgaaaatagaaaGCTCTATTAACTTTGACCGTGTACACAGACTTGGTAGAAAGAGTACTAATCCAACAAGACCGCGGCCAATCGTAGCAAAATTCGAACGATATAAAGATCGTGAAAACATCAGAAGAAGCTCAAAAGTGCTCAAGGGAACAAACTTTGGTGTAAGCGAACAATTCCCTTACGAGATCGTTCAACGCAGAAAGGAGTTATGGCCGAAGTACAAAGAAGCGCAGCGTCGTGGACTCCGTGCCTCACTTGTCGTTGATAAACTTTTTATTGACGGTAAACGCTGGTTTCCCGATAGTGCACCCCACGATAGGCCCAACGATGCGCATCCGTACAGTCCTCCGAatgaaaacccaaacaaacgtGCACGTAATTTCTCACCAAGGGAATATCGACCATAG